The Candidatus Nezhaarchaeota archaeon genomic interval TCCTCCTTATCCCCACTTTCTTGCAATGCAATCACGCTGACCACCAATGTGAATAGGTTATACCGCTGTAAAAGCTTAAAGGCTATCCATTAAACTCTGTGATTCATCCTTTTTAAGATAAAACTTAACAGTATAAGTGTTTTAGAGAAATGGCTAGACGTGGGGATTTCTTAATGAAAAAATTTCCAGTCGAAATAGATGACCTGGTTAGACATCATTTTACCGTAATTGATTGGAAGATTCAATACGGAGTCCTCACGTACACAGTAGGTGATGAAAATACAAAACATAACTACCTAAACCTCTACTCTAAGCTCGCTGAGAAAGGTTATGTGCCCATCTTAAGATGGGAGGGTGATAAGAGGGTTCTTAGAGTAATAGTAAAGCCACCTCAACGTAAACACAAGCTCTTATGGAATATTTTATTGTTTTTAGTTACGATAACTACTGTAACCTTTGCCGGATACTTATTTACATCGAGTGGCCTGTATGAGGTTCTAGATCCATCTTTCCCCTTATACAGAAATTTACATCTTCTAGCATATGTGGCATCAATATTCTTCGTTCTTGGGGCTCATGAGCTAGGACACAAATTTGCATGTTTTTACCACAAGGTCAAGTCGACACCACCATACTTTATTCCAGGGCCACCTGAAATAGGCGGTTCATTGGGTGCAGTTATGATACAAGAGACTCCTATTCTTAATAGAGATCAACTCTTTGATTTAGGTCTATTCGGTCCTCTCTTAGGCTTCACTGCCTCAATTATAGTAACTTTATTAGGTCTCTCTCTATCATACGTAGTGCCCCATGATGTAGCTGCTACAATGCTAGAGCAAGGTCAAATAAGCGTGTTACCAACAGAGCCACTACTCTTTACACTTATAAGAGATAGCGTGGCACTTTATCTCAAAGTGCCAGCAGACCAAGGAATACTGCTGCACCCAATAGCATTTGCTGGGTGGGTTGGTATGCTAATAACCTTCCTAAACACCCTTCCAGTAGGGCAACTAGATGGAGGTCACGTAACGAGGGCCCTCTTTGGCAGTAGTAAACATGCAAAAATATCATTAGTAGCGGTGGTAATCATGCTGATAACAGGGTTTATAGTAATGGCAATGATATCCCTACTAATATTCTTCAGGGGGCATCCGGGTCCTCTTGATGACGTTTCTCCTCCATCTCGAAGTAGGAGGGTTACTTTCTTTTTGTTACCATTGATTTGTGGATTATGTTTTACATCAATAACTTTCAAGGTGTTGTAATGTGATCTCTTTGAAGTCCCAAGTGATAGAAGAGATGATTCGTTGTAAGGCCATAATATTCAATGATGTTAAGCTTAAAAGCGGAAGAACCTCTCCATACTTCTTCAATGTGGCTAAAATGTTTAATCCTCATAGCCTAAACGTCTTGGGGGAGGCTTACGCTAAGACTATAGCGGAGCTTGTAGACTTAAAAGAATTTGAAGGTCTCTTCGGCCCATCTTATAAAGGTATACCACTAGCTGTAACAACAAGCTTAAAGATAAAACAACTTTATGGTGAGGATAAGCCCATCGTATATAATAGGAAGGAACTTAAGGAGTATGGCGTTAAAGGAGATGAGCTATTCATAGGCTCTCTAGAAAAGGGCTCTAGGTTAATTATAGTAGATGACGTCTTAACGACTGGGTTAACGAAGCTTCAAGTGAAGGGTCTACTTGAAGACTTTGGCTTCAAGGTCATCGGGGTCGTAGTATTATTGGACAGAAATGAGCTTGAGGACGGAGTTCCAGCATCAGACATAATTAAGCAACATGGCCTACAATATAGGGCAATAGTCGATGCCGTAGAACTGTTTCAAGTAATTTGGTTGAGAAGGAGAGAGCTCAAAATAGGCGAAGTCATATTTGGTAAGTTAAAAGAATATTATAATAGCTACGGATCTAAGAAACTACTCTTTAGTGTAAAGAACTCCTAATGCTTTCAGCTTTTCATATATCTTATTAACAGCTCTTCTCACATCTTCCTCTTTCTTAGCTCCAGTGACAACCATCTTCCCTGAGCTAAATAACAATAACACAACGCCCTCATCCTCCATACGATATATAAGTCCTGGAAACTGTTCTGGCTCATACATAGCATTCTCAAGCAAGAAGGCTGCCTTCTCTAGATTTATTTCAGCATTAAGGTTTGCTGACGCCACAATGTTTTGTATCTGTATCTTTGGCTCACCAATTATAACTATTTTATGGGCCTTCAACTCCTGAATTATCTTCCTTACAGTCCTATATACATCCTTCTCTGATTTCCCTCCAGTACAAACCATCTTTCCTGAACTAAAAATCAAAGTCGCTGTCTTAGGCCTATCAAGCCTATAAACCAAACCAGGAAACTGATCAGGATTATACTCTGCTTTAAATACTGCTCCAGCAATAGCATTAAGATCTATGGTTTGATTGAGCGTTACCGAGGCCACGACATTCTCAATCTTATACTTAGGCTTAGTCAAAATAACCACCAGAGTTCTTTAGGTATAAGCAGAATAAAAAGTTTTTAAGGCTCCATACTTAAACATGCCCCTTAGCCTCAATCTTCACATCCTTTCTCTGCGGCCAAAGGATAATGATTATGATTAACGCTATTAGTAAAGCTACTACTATATATTTGTAAGGCAATAAGAACTTAGAAATTAATACTCCAATACGTGGAAGTATCACTCCAAATACACGACCTACTACTTGGTCTTCAGAGACAAGATTTAAATCGGGTACTGGATTATTATCTCCCTTAGTTCTAAAGAAGTATTTACCATCATTAATAGATATCTCTATCACCCTATGGATGATCAATTTGTCGCTCACCTTGTACACTATTATGTCACCAACACGAATATCGGATGGTTTAACGCCCACGACAAGCACCACATCGCCTTCATGAAATGTTGGAATCATGCTCCTGCCATCAACTATAGCTAACGGTACATTACTACCCGTAACTATTTTTATGCCTTCATTTAGGGCAAATATAGCTACGATAATTACAATGATTAGTACTAGCTCTCGCCTACGTTTCAATAACCCCCACCTACCGCTTAGTTTTAGTTTAAATTTCTTTATAGAATTATTGGTGGTTGTGGTGAAGGATGAGAGGCTAAGTAACTTGCTGTTTCTAAGAGAAAGACTATTACCCTCGTCACCTGAATCAATAATTACAAATGACGTAATACCTTTATTGGTCTCAATAAAGAAGGACTTAGAAGAGATAAAGGCTAGGCTAATAAACATTGAAGAAAAGCTCGGCTTGAGAGAGTAAGACTCCTATGGCGTTAATTAAACAGGAAGACGAGGTACGTGAAGGCTCAGAAATTCTACTACATTTAGATAAAAGACGCAATTACTTAGTTAGAGTTGAAAGAGAGCGCAAACTTCATACCCATAAGGGATACGTGAACCTTTCCTCCTTAATAGGCTTAAGGTATGGCTCTAAAATAAAATCAAGTATTGGAGTAGAGTTTGTCGTCCTCCAGCCCACGTTATGGGATTATGTACTAAAGGTAGCTAGGAGAACTCAAGTCATGTATCCAAAGGACATAGCCATCATGATCTTTAAACTAGGGTTAAGACCAGGAATGAAGGTTGTTGAAGCTGGCACTGGTAGTGGAGCCCTCACATGCGCATTAGCTTTCTTCGTGAAACCTGGGATAGTTTACAGCTATGAGATAAATCCATCATTTCAGGAAGTAGCAAGAAAAAATCTAGAGCGTGCAGGCCTGCTCGACTATGTATCTCTGAAGCTCAAGGATATAACTCAAGGTATAGATGAGGAAGACATAGATGCAGTGGTGCTAGACATGGCCACTCCATGGCTTGTAGTACCCCATGCATATAAGGCACTTAAGGGCGGAGGGCACTTCGCATGCTTCAGTCCAACAATAAATCAGGTAGAGAAAACGTTTACTGAGCTAAAGAGGCATGGCTTCATAGACATAAGAGTCTATGAACTATTATTAAGAGAGATAAAAGTTGAGGAGGGGGCTATAAGGCCAGAGATGCGCATGATCGGACATACAGGCTACATAATGTTTGCTCGAAAATCGCTCGGTAAAGAGGTAAACGAGTGAGGTCCCGGGACTGCTCTGCAGCAGCATAACAACTCGTGTCATCTTAAAGATACTGCATAGATGTAGCAATTAGATTTCTAAGCTCTTTAGCTTTGTCTATAGGACTAGAACTTTCACATATGGCTCTACCAACTATTATGTATGATGCCCCTGCTCTCAAAGCGTCAACGATACTCCCACCTTGAGCTATAACCCCCGGCGAGAATATGGGCCTATTGGCTGCTTCCTTCTTTAATTGAGCTATTATGTCAGGTTTTGTGGCACCCACTATAAATCCATCAGCATGCCACCTCAAGGATCTTCTAAGGAAAACTCTATATAGTTTATCGAAGATCATTAGCTCATCGTCATACATTATGACGTCAAAGAACTCTGAGGCCCCCCTATGACTCATATACACTACAGCCAAGATACCCTTACCCCTCTCTTTAGCTAAATGAAACACACCTTCTAAGCCCTCGGCCCATCCAGGTAGTGGCATTACCGTTATCGCGTCAAAGCCAGCTTCAAAATAAAGCTCAGCTTCAACCTCATTTGTGGAACCGATATCGCATAGCTTACAGTCAGCTATGATTGGAAGACCAAGCTCATGTGATAATTCCACAATAGCCTTTACTCGTTGCAAGCCGAAGGGTAGGATTAAGTGTTTATTTAACTTAACACAACAAACATAACTTGAGACATCGCGAAGAATCCTTTCAGCTCTATTCAACGCATCAGACCCTTTTATATCAAGGGCTAGGACTATCCTACTTTTATTTTGGATGGCAGCTCTTTCAACTGCAGATACGAAGTTCCCTTTCACCATTTTGCGTTTTCACGAGTAAACAAGATAAACCCCCTAAATTTAACATTAGTGGGGGCGATGACGAGGGCAGGTATTGTTGATTGATGAGAGGTGACACCAGATCAGAGCCCCACTAGCATATTAATGCGCAGAGAAGTAGCGGCAATGCGATGGTGAAGTCACAATAAACAGTACAAAAATCAGCTTTCTCAATAACCTTGTTCCAAGTTACAGCTTCAGATAAGGTAGCCCCCGATAGCCCACCATAGTATGGTGGATCTATAGTTATTTGAACTACGTAATCAAAAGGTTTATCAGCCACTAATGCTGATTGTAGGGCAAAGTTCTTCGGAGTACCACCACCAACGATCATCAACCCAGTTTTACTGTTCCTCCTCTTAGCGTCAAACTGTAGACCTACTAAGTAACTTAGGTCTAAATTCTCCATCACTCTTAATTTACGAGTTTGAGTCATGCTCCATACTTGTACCCCCAATATAGAATCATAAAATGCTGGAACTATGACCTTACAGTCGTGCTTAGCTGCAGTTCTCACAAGACTTCTTTCATCTTCTATCCTAAAACCTATTTCCTTTAAAAACTCGTATGTCGAGTACGTTCTATCCTCCATCTCGCTCAAGATATTTCTGAGACCCTTCTCCATAATTTCGAAGTCCTTAACCTTAACCACGACGTTATAGATCCTGCACAACCCTCTCTTCTTTAATGATACTTCTTCATCAATATTGCATACTACATCATTAACTCTATAATGTCTACCGCCGAAGGCCTCAAGTAGATCATGAGTCACATTAGCACCAGTCGTTACTATAATGTTAAACAACCTCCTAATCACTGCATTACACAGTAACCCCCTTAAACCAGCTGGTACAGCAGCTCCTGCTAAGGCTAGGATCTTGAGCTCACATTCAGACTGAATCTTCTCTAGAATTTCAAGCGCTTCTCCAAGTCTTCTAGCATTAAAAGCAGTCTTAGACATGCCCTTAATAAGCTCTCTAACTTGACCTGTTAAATTCAAATCCTCCACAAATCCTACGATCTCTTTCATAAAGCCCACCCCCACATAGATGCTGTCTTAGACTAAAAGAGTCTAATCTATTAATCTACAAATCGATTCGACATCTAGTATAGTGAATCAAAACGGTGACAAAGTCAAGCGCGCGTGAAAGTGAAGAGATAAGCGTAAGCAGCCTCGTTTTCATTAATGATGTACATTGAAAATTTCAGTCATTAATTTTGTTAAGGTCGAAAGCTCATCAGTAATTGATTTTCAAGACTTGGCTTAATAAGCTTCTCGATGGCGAAGAAATTTTTTAAGCTCTGTCACTGCAGCAAGACATAGGCGATGAAGAGTACCAATCCGAGTGATCGATGATCTAACCATCTCACACTGAGCCAAAAATAAAAGATAGAGTTCTGAAGGCTCATTGAGTTTTTATTCTTTTTATGAAATCCTCTACCGGTATAGCTGGCATGCTGATAATGCGCACTGTGCCTCTCGATCCTAGTTCAACAGATATCCTTGCTATTGTTTCATTATCTGGAGCTTCTACTATATTAACAAAGTCGTATGGTCCCAAAACAGCATATTGTTGAAGGACTTTAGCGCCAAATGCTTCTACCTCTTTATTTACCTCCAAAATTCGTTCGGGTCTCCGTTTTACAGTCTTCCTACCTTCAGATGTCAGGATAGATAGAAGAACGTAGATCCCCATAGGTCCTCATAATATACTGTGAGTTTACGCTATATAGCGTTAACCTAAGTCAATCTACGTAACGTCAAAAAGTAATCTATTGGTGATATTCAAGCGAAGCTCGTGCCATGTAGGGTAATTCATAGCCATAAGCACTTACGTTAATGTTGAGTACTGCTCGGATCCTTAGGTTGTGATTACTTTTAATTAACTTTTTAGAGACTCTCATTTTAAACTATGATACTGCGCTTAAATCATTAAATTACGTTTACAAGATAGATGTGATGTGACTTAATGAAGTCACATAATCCAATCCCCTGCTAGCCTTCTAACGTACCCTGCAAATTAATGGCCATTCAACGTCACATAGTACGAGAATTCGCCTATGTAAAGTCTAGGCAGTCACAAGCCCAGATTGAAAATAACGTCTACTTGAAGAATAGGTTTCAAAGCAGCTTTATTGCTGAGCTTAATTAAGGAATGTGTAATTTTTAACGAATTGGCTAAAAGATTTAGTAAAGCTTATAACTTTTATGGTGCTATGCCTACATAATTACGATAGAGTGGAAGTGTGCCATCCTCACATCACTTTTCCCTCGTCCTTCTCTCTATCCCTGCCACTTCATATATCCCTCTTAGCACTGCATCAACCTCATGTAGCTTAGGTAAGAAATTCATCGACCTCGCATAGGCCATGAACGTTAAGTAAACGACATTATCGTCCTCACTGATGTCAATATTAAGTTTACCATCATCTTGACTGACTTTTTCCTCAATACTTTTGAATCGATTTGTATCCACAATTTCCATGGCTGCTTTCTTTAGTCTTCTTAAAGCCTCACTTGCTCTTTTCTTAGAATTAAAACTTAAAGTTGAGACAGCGTCGAGATATAGACCGTCATGCTGGATCTGCAACATGAAGTAGTCTATGTTTGAATTTTCCACGTCCCTTGTGGTGAATTCAAGATACACACCTCTATATGCTCCAGGTTCATCCTCTACAAGCTTAATGTCACTGAGAACGTATTTCCCATCACTTTCAAGGTCATCCAGTAAATGTTTAGCAATATGATGTACCATGGCTCCAACACCAATAGCGTAACCTAAAACCTGACTTAAACTGGTCAGATTGCTTGACTGCGCTTTAACATTATAGAATCTTTTAATACTCCTAAGTTCCTCCTTAAATTGATACACTTCGTGTAAGACACTTTCAGCAATATCTTCCACTTTTACACCATCCTTCTTAGCAACCATCGAAATCCAATTATAGACCTTCTTAGGCACCATCAACATCATCTTAGCAACATCACTCTTATCTTCCAAGAATTTCAGATCCTCCCTAGACACGCTTATCTTGCAAACTTTTAACGATTACCGTGCTTAACTAAATCGTTAGGCTTTTCAAGGCGACTTTAAAGTTGAATAGTAATCAGTCAATGAGCGTGGTGGATGTACAACCATAGCAATAGCACCCTTTAAAACCACGTCTTCACCTAGACGCGTTACCTCTATTATGGGCATTCTATTTGTGACAAAGCTGTTTATGTGCCTCATAATTGACCTGATGAATAGCTCCCTATTGTTTAAGGCTATGGCACCACCTAAAATGACAATCTCAGGGTCGTAACAGTTTATTACTGAGGCTATTCCGGCTGCATTCAGCCTTCCTATATCATCTTCAACCAATCTTATGGCGATCTGATCACCTAGCCCTGCACACTCGTAGAGAGCTTCAGGTGTTATAAGACCTTCATCATAATACTTGCTCAGCATGCTCCTCTTAATCTCATCTCTATACTTACTCTCTAACATCTTCCTTGCAAAGAGTGGAATGTTCATACCTGAGCAATATGCCTCCCAATGCCCATAACCCCCACATTTACATTGCATCATTCCAAAGCTATCAATTACTATGTGTCCAGCTTCATGCGCATTCCCATCCTTACCTAGTAAGAGATGATCGTCGACTATAACTCCCACTCCTATGCCACTACTGAAGGTTACATAGACCAAGTTTCTGAATTTCCTACCAATACCATAAAGTTTCTCAGCCCAAACCGCTGCGACAGCATCATTAATTAAGAGGACTTCAACATTAAATCTCTTCTTTAAAGCGTCAACTATCATGACATTCTTAAAGGGCGCATTTGGAGGATTAAGGATCATTCCTTTCTTTAAGTCAAGTGGCCCAATAGATGCGATACCAATGCCCATGATATCTCTCACTATACTTGGAAAATTTTCTTCAATGCTATTAGCTATGAAACCTACAACATCCTCCATGGCATCAACTGTTTTATAGACTTTCTTAGTGTATAGGTTTCCTTCAACATCACTTAGGCCTATCCTGATCTTTGTGGCACCTATGTCGATCCCTAAAACAAACCTCTCATCCATAGCAAGTCAATAAAATGAATATAACGCTTTAAACCCTTCTAATATTAATAGACCAGATGCAGTAAAACGCGAACACCAATACCTTTTTATAGTTCCTCCCTCCCCCTCAAGAGGGAGGTTATTTGAAGAAAATCTCGATATCTGAAATTAGAGATGGCATGAAGGGCTTAGTAATTGAAGGTGTCGTCACAGAAAAAAGCAAACCGAAAATAGTTCAAACTCGTTATGGTCCTGTATTACTAGCTTACGCCATAATTAACGATGGAACTGGTCAAATAAGATTAAACCTATGGAGAGATCAAGTGGATTTGATTGATGTGGGCTTTAGGGTAAGAGTTGAAAATGCCTTCTCAAAGGAGTTTAAGGGATCAGTTGAACTTAACGTAGGGAGTAATGGCAAGATAATAGTACTAGAGGGTATGAAGACCCTAAACTAGCAGACTTCATAGCTCTAGAGTTCATGATGCCTTAACGTTTGTTAAGTATGGGACAGCATCATTGATGCTGCCTCCCCCGGAGGCAGATAATCACGTATTTCTCCTTCGAAACAAGTTTAAGAAGACATCACTGTACACTTTCCATCTTAAAATACCAAACTCTTCATCAGCCCAAGTAAACCCCTCTTCATGAAGCGTGCAGGGAAAATCATCACATTGAAAACAGCACTTTAACTTCCTATCTAGGCAGCATTTGGCGATCTTACAGGTAGCAGCATGAGCATCACATCCACCGCACTTGTCTTGCACATAAGCTCTACATAAACTACATACTATACCGCAATACGAATGAAGTACACCATTAATTCTCGGCATTACGATCTCCAACTAGATAATGTTATTAGCACAGTATTAAGTATTTAAAGGGCTAGCATGCTAGTGACGTGTGCTCTGAGAGCCATAATGAAGGCTAATATTAAACTGCTAAGCTTTCAGCCTTTTAATGAACCCTATTAGAGTTTTTCTTCAAGTAATGATGAGAGATCAAAGCATTTACATAAAGCTAAAATATGCGGAACACCACCCTCTATGGTGTAGTGAATGATGAATTAGCCCTCCTGATAAAAGATGATGAACACCGATCTCACTGAGCTTAAAGCAAACTCCCTTAATCCATGTTGAGGTGATGCTATAGATGAAAATTTCGATAGGTAAACTTCCTCCCAATTTTCTTGAGGCCATGGTTTTCCCTAGGATAGGAATTAAGGATCATAGAGTACTTGTTGGTCCCAGTGTAGGAGAAGATGCTGCTATAGTAGACGTAGGTAATGGCAGCGTCCTCGTAGCACATGTGGATCCCATAACAGAAGCAATAGAGAGAGTTGGTTGGTTAAGTGTCCATATAGCAAGCAATGATGTTGCCGTTAGGGGCGTGAAGCCAGAGTGGTTCTTGTCAGTAATTCTATTGCCACCTACATCAACGCTTGATTCTCTTGATTTAATAACAAAGCAAATTGACGATGCACTTAGAGAGGTTAGTGGAACCATTATTGGAGGCCATACAGAGGTCTCGCCAGGACTTGAGAAACCAGTAGTGATCATGACAGCTATGGGAATAGGATCAAGAGACGACATCGTTCTAACCAGAGGTGCCAAGCCAGGAGACTATGTAATTGTAACTAAAGCTGTAGGTCTCGAAGGGACAGCGATAATAGCAAGTGACTTTAAAAGCAAGCTACTAGGTCTTGGTGTACAACAGAGCACAATAAGTGAAGCCATTAGTTACTTTAAAGAAGTAAGTGTGTTAAAGGAGGCACTGGCTTTATCAAAGATGAAGTCTGTATCATCAATGCATGATCCAACAGAGGGAGGGTTACTAAACGGATTAATAGAAGTGGCAAGAGCATCTAAGTGCATCATTGAAGTGTATGAAAAAAATGTACCGATTAGAGAAGCAACGAAAGTCATATGTGACACCTTAAGTTTGGATCCCCTTAAGCTAATAAGTAGCGGTTCCCTCATAGCAATGGTTAAGCCTAACTACATCGATAAAGCCATGAATGTCCTAAGGGATTTGGGCATAGACTTTTCAGTAATAGGTAGAGTCATTAGTGGGGGAGGACCTAAAGTGCTTCTCCATAGGGCCGATGGAATGGTTGAAGAGTTCTCCGATTATGTGCAGGATGAAATAAGTAAGCTGTGGGTTAACTCTAAAGGCAACATCAATGTTCTCACCTTGTAAGGCCATGAGGTCTCTAGTGAATTGATTGTGGAGTCTAAGGATTAGTTTCAGTAAATTTATTGAGGGAGATCGAGAAGAGAGCTTGCAATATGTGGGTTAGATGCTAGATGACATCGAGGACTAAACAATGCAATGGATCTTAAGGTTCAATCGCAGACCATGATCTGAAAATCTAAGAACTTTTAGGTTGAAAAGGATCTCATCGAACTTCGTCCCCGCCTAGGAATCATGAGCGTAGCCCATAAGTCTTAATTGGTCTTAAGATTGAAGTTAACCTACGTAAACAAGTGGGCAGATGCTAAATGCAGGGGTATGTTGGAGAGACTGTAACCTCCTTATATCCCTATGATCGGGGGCTAATCATAGAGTACATATGAGCTTTAGCTGCTTGTCTCTTAGGGGACCGGCAGTATCGTGATCAGAAAGTGCTTTATGAGTTATTTCAAAGATTGAAGTGTGCACAAAAATAAGAGCAACACAGCAAGACTTAGAGTTCAACAGTAAGTGTGGAGTCTCACATGAAGGACGATGCCGTGAAGAAGCTCAGTGTAGAGGATGTAGAGAAGGATCCAAGGTTATGGTTTAAGCCATACTGCAAGGTCTGCGGCCTTCTTTTCAATGATTATAATGAGTACATAAAGCATTGCTTTGAAACACATTGGCGCTCAAAATCTACATGATATACTTCACTAAGTTGTGACGCTTAATTAACTCTAGACGTAGCAGCTTTCATCATCACCCTCAGCACTTTCAGCATGCTAACCATAAAACTTTGATAGCGTCTAATCCAATACGTCCATTCACCTCAAGTAGGTGATAGCTGTTGAACTTTGTAAAGGAGCCCTGCAATGAGCTAATGGAAAACGGTGCTTTTAATTTACACAACAATACTTAAATGGTATGAGTGATAGCCATGGACGAAGCCATTGACCTAGTCGTCCAAACAATCGTAGCTTCAAAAAGAATTGTGGCCTTAACTGGAGCTGGGATATCGACGGAGAGTGGAGTACCAGACTTCAGGGGACCTCAAGGATTATGGAAGCAGGTTGATCCTAGAATCAGTACAATAGAGTTTTTTAGGGAACATCCAGATGAGTTTTGGCGTTTCCAACTTAATAGGATAAAGAAGATAATGGAAGTTCAACCAAATAAGGGTCACTACGCACTAGCTGAACTTGAAAAGATGGGCAAGTTAAGTGCGATCATAACGCAAAATGTTGATGGTCTACACTCTAAAGCAGGGTCGAAGAACGTTATAGAATTGCACGGTAATATTAGGATAGCTAAGTGTGTAAAGTGCAATAAAGTAGTGCCCATTGAAGAGGCTTTAAAGATAATTGATGAGGGAATCTTTCCCCCTACGTGTCGAAGCTGTGGAGGTCTTTTTAAAACAGGGACCGTGCTCTTTAATGAGCCCATACCAGAGGAAGCCCTTGCAAAAGCTTACATAGAGAGTGAGAACTGTGACCTTATGATAGTTATAGGTACATCACTACGAGTATACCCAGCGGCATACCTACCCATAGTAGCTAAGCGTAGAGGGGCTAAAGTGATCATAATAAACATGGAGCCGACACCATTAGATGAAGTGGCAGACATTGTCATACACAATAAAGCTGGAGATGTTCTAACGGCAATAGTTAAGAAATTAAGAGAGAAGGTGGGAGCGAGAGATTCGATGACTAAGTGCTAGGCCTGTCGCCCTGCTCAACAATGCCGCACAGTGCTCGTACAAGTTGATGAGAAGAGACGCCTGACATAAGTTAGAAAGGACGTCATTATTGTAATCTAAACCCCTCTCAGGCCATCGCTAT includes:
- a CDS encoding AIR synthase family protein; translation: MKISIGKLPPNFLEAMVFPRIGIKDHRVLVGPSVGEDAAIVDVGNGSVLVAHVDPITEAIERVGWLSVHIASNDVAVRGVKPEWFLSVILLPPTSTLDSLDLITKQIDDALREVSGTIIGGHTEVSPGLEKPVVIMTAMGIGSRDDIVLTRGAKPGDYVIVTKAVGLEGTAIIASDFKSKLLGLGVQQSTISEAISYFKEVSVLKEALALSKMKSVSSMHDPTEGGLLNGLIEVARASKCIIEVYEKNVPIREATKVICDTLSLDPLKLISSGSLIAMVKPNYIDKAMNVLRDLGIDFSVIGRVISGGGPKVLLHRADGMVEEFSDYVQDEISKLWVNSKGNINVLTL
- the cobB gene encoding NAD-dependent protein deacetylase; the protein is MDEAIDLVVQTIVASKRIVALTGAGISTESGVPDFRGPQGLWKQVDPRISTIEFFREHPDEFWRFQLNRIKKIMEVQPNKGHYALAELEKMGKLSAIITQNVDGLHSKAGSKNVIELHGNIRIAKCVKCNKVVPIEEALKIIDEGIFPPTCRSCGGLFKTGTVLFNEPIPEEALAKAYIESENCDLMIVIGTSLRVYPAAYLPIVAKRRGAKVIIINMEPTPLDEVADIVIHNKAGDVLTAIVKKLREKVGARDSMTKC